Proteins found in one Miscanthus floridulus cultivar M001 chromosome 4, ASM1932011v1, whole genome shotgun sequence genomic segment:
- the LOC136548519 gene encoding uncharacterized protein, translated as MVNDAKTVPIDDLEISALEPPHASTMSKEMKEPLIMTTPQPNETLLIYIAATSHVVSTAIVIERKEVAHTYKVQCSVYFISEVLNESKMRYPHVQKLLYAILVTSCKLHHYFEYYKIAMVTEFPLGDILHNKEANGHIIKWVVELNTYSIEFRSRPTIKSQALANFVGEWTEIQEPIPTTCPEHWVMYFDGALNINGAGAGILFITPTKDKLRYVLQIHFLASNSIAKYEACLHGLCIAVELGVKCLMVSGDSALIINQVNKDWSCSSEKMDAYCAEIRKLEGKFYSIEYHHVV; from the exons atggtcaacgatgccaagacggtgcccatCGACGACCTGGAGATCTCAGCACTGGAGCCTCCTCATGCCTCCACCATGTCTAAGGAAATGAAGGAG cctctgatcatgacgaCGCCCCAACCAAATGAAACCTtattgatctacatcgctgccacttctcacgtcgttagcacagctatcgtcatcGAGCGCAAGGAAGTTGCACACACCTATAAGGTACAATgttcggtctacttcatcagtgaggttcttaatgagtccaaaatgCGTTACCCTCATGTTCAGAAGCTATTATATGCCATTCTGGTCACGTCGtgcaagctccaccattactttgagtactacaagatcgccatggtcactgagttccctctaggggacatcctccataacaaagaggccaatggccacatcatcaagtgggtagtCGAGCTCAACACTTATTCCAtagaattcagaagtaggcctaccattaagtcacaggcgctggCTAACTTCGTTggtgagtggaccgagatccaagagcccatccctactacttgccccgagcactgggtgatgtatttcgacggtgccctcaacatcaatggtgctggtgctggcattttattcattactccaaCTAAGGACAAGCTCCGTTATGTCCTCCAAATTCATTTTCTAGCTTCCAATAGCATAGCgaagtatgaagcatgtctccacggactttgtatagccgttgagctcggcgtcaaatgcctcatggtatctGGAGACTCTGCGCTGATCATCAACCAAgttaacaaagattggtcctgttctagtgagaagatggacgcatattgcgccgagatcaggaaacttgaaggaaagttctacagtatcgagtaccaccacgtggtatga